The genomic stretch GCGGTCCAACATCGCGTCCACCGCGCCCGGGGCGAACGGCAGGTACGCCACCAGCGTGACGAGGAAGAAGAGGAAGGGGAACAGCGAGAACAGCAGGTAGTACGACAGCTGCGCCGCGATGTCGGTGACGCTGTCCTCCTGGAATTCCTTCACGAAGCGTCGGCTGAACTCGCGCCAGGACAGGTGCTTGAGTCTGGGCAACCGCATGCTCGCCTCCTCGCTCCGAGTCGTACCGGGGCTCAGAAGGTGAAAACGGAAGCGCGCTTTGGCAGCAGGCGGCCAGGCGAGCGCACGGCGTGTGGCTCGGCCAAATGGCCTGGTGCGGTGTCGTCAGGCGACGTTGGGCGGGAGGTATCTGCCCAGCAGCGGACGGAGGCGGCCGCGCACCTCGTCGGGGATGCGGCTGCGCTCGGTGCCGATGGCCAGGGCCAGCGCGGTGTCGCAGCGGCAGGTGGCGCGGGCTTCGCCGATGCGAGGCAACGCGCGGCGGATGAGCGCGGCGCCGCTGGCGGTGACGGCCTTCCGGTTGTGGGAGATCTGCGCCAGCAGGTCGTCATGCTCCTGCCCTGGCGCGCGCGGCTGCCACGAATCGTAGTCGGTGGGCAGGGCCACCATGGCGTAGTGGAGCTCCGCCTCGCGGGCGAGCCGGGCCTCGGGCATGCCCGTCATGCCCACCAGGTCTCCTCCCCACGTGCGGTAGAGCATGCTCTCCGCGCGAGTGCTGAGGGACGGGCCTTCGATGCAGACGTAGGTGGCCTCGGTGTGCACGGTCGGCCCCAGCGGGTCCCTGGCGTGCTCGAGCACCTGGCGCAGGGTGCCGCAGAAGGGGTTGCCCAGGTCCACGTGGACGGCGACGTCGTCGAAGAAGGTGCAGGGACGGCGGTAGGTGCGGTCGATGACCTGGTCCGGCAGGGCGAGGTGGAGCGGATGGATGTGCTCGCGCAGGCTGCCCACGGTGCCGGTGGAGAGGACGTGGGTGACGCCCAGGACCTTCAGCGCGTACAGGTTGGCGCGGTAGGGCGCGCGGGTGGCGTTGTAGACGTGGCCGGTGCCATGGCGGGCGACGAAGGTGACGGAGACGCCGTCGAGCTCGGTGGTGACGATGGGGCCCGCGTGAGGACCAAAGGGCGTCTCCAAGATGTGGGACTCGCCCTTCCCGGGGATGCCCAGTGCCTGGGCCAACCCGGGGCTCCCGATGATGCCCACCCTGACAGCCATGTGCCTCCTCATGGCGCGACCATCGCGCCAGGGGACCATAACGCGCCCCCCTGGCGCCGGAACCCCAGAAGACTGGTAGTTTTCGTAATCGCCATGCGAGCCCTTCTGATTCTTGGCCTGACCCTCGCCGCCGGCCCCGCCGCGGCCGCCGTCCCTTCTGGTTGCCAGGAGGACTACGCGACCTGCAAGGAGGACTGCTCCATCCAGTACGGAGGCAGTGGGCGCACCATCAAGCAGCTCACGCACTGTCTGGCCGAATGTCAGGAGGGCGTGGGCCTGTGCGCGGACCGGCACTCGTCGCTGAAGGGCCTGCCCGCCGGCGTCGTGGCGGATCCGCCGAAGAGGCGGAATGGGAAGAAGCTGACCCGCGAGGAGGACCCGTTCGGCGACGGTGATGCGCAGCCCTCGCGCAAGCGCAACAGCCGCGAGGAGGACCCGTTCGGGGATGAGAAGCCCTCGGGCCGGCGGGACGGCTACCGCGCGTCGGAGTCCTCCGCCGCGGCGGAGCCTTCGCGCCGCGCGCCGGAGCCTGTTCCTCCGCCGCCTCCGTCCTCCGGTGTCGCGGTGGAGGCCACGCGGACGGGCGTGTACCGGGCGAGTGAATCGGACCCACCTCCGTCCCCTACCCCCGCATCGGCCCCCGCCGACCCGACGTCCCTGGGCGACCTGGACTCTCCGGATGATGAGCCCGCGGTGATGGCGGCGCCAGAGCCCGCGCCCGCGCCGGCCGCGCCCGAGCCGGTGAAGCCTGCTCCGCCTGCTGTCTCCGCGAGCCCGGCGAAGAAGGACCCGCTGCTCGACGAAGACGTGTCCGACGCTCCGCCTCCGGTGGTGAAGAAGCCCGCGCCCAGCAAGTCCAGCAAGCCGCCGCTGCCGCCCGAGCCCAAGTACGACATCTCCGAGTGGGACCCGAACGGGGACTGACGCGCGCTAGGCCGCTCCGGTTCCGCGCTCGACGTCCAGGATGGCCTGCCAGAGCGCGAACGGGGAAAGGATGCCCGCTTCCGCCAACTCGCGGTAGCGCTCGGCGTAGTCGTTCCAGACGCCGGCCCTGGCCACGACCTCCATGGACTCAGGCAGCACGTACGGACGGCGGCATGCGAAGAAGCGGTCGAAGGCGAAGTCGTAGATGCCTTGCCCGGTCGGCGCGGACAAAAGCCACAGCCGCTTTTCCACCTGAAACAGGTCCTCACCCGGACGAAGCATGGACGCATTCTACGGCGTTCACCGCCGTCCACCCTTTCCAACCGGCGGCCCATCAAGGCCCGTCCTCATCGCGAGACTGAAGCACAGGGAGGCCCCAGCCCTGCTCCGGACATCAACGCGCCTTCCGGAACGTCAGGTTGATGCGATGCCCACCCACCTGCGGATGGTGGCCCGGCTTGAGCGGCGTGACGCCGTGGTAGCGCAGGCGGGCTGGCCCGCCCCAGACGACCACGTCGCCATGGCTCAACCGTACTCGCGCCGGCCTGTCCGCTCGCTCCGCGCCACCGAAGAGGAAGACCGCCGGGAGCCCCAGTGAGACGGAGACGATGGGCGCGGTGAAATCACGCTCGTCCTTGTCCTGGTGCAGCGACATCTTCGCACCGGGCTCGTAGCGATTCACCAGGCACGCATCAGGGATGAACCCTTCGAAGCCCGCCTTCGCGGCGGCCAACTGCGCGAGCCGCGGGAAGACCGCCGGCATCTGCGGCCAGGGCTGCCCCCGCACCGGGTCCACCGCGTCGTAGCGATACCCCGTCCGGTCCGTCACCCAGCCCCACGAACCGCAGCTCGTCATCGCCACCGACATGCGGAAGCCGCCCGGCGTCTCCATGTGGCGGAAGGGTGAAGCGAGCGCGACGTCCTGGACCGCGCTCAGCAACTCCGCGTCGTGAGCCAGCACGAAGCCTCGAAGCACCATGGCACCGGGGCCCAGCGATTCCTCGCGAGGACCCATGCCACCCAGGCCGTCGAACAAGTCCATCGTCATTCGCGCGCCTCAAGCCGCATCATGGAAGATGACGCCGACTGTGTGGCGCTGTCCTGAGCGGATGCGGCTGACGCCGTGCCGGAGGTTGACGCGGTACACGCCTCGCGTGCCCTGCACCGGGCGGTGGTGGACGGCGAACACCACCGCGTCTCCCTGGCGCAGCGGGACGACCTCCGCCCGTGACTGCATGCGCGGACGCTGCTCGGTGAGGACGAACTCGCCTCCCGTGAAGTCCCGCCCGGGCTCCGACAGCAGAATCGCCACCTGGAGCGGGAAGACGTGCTCCCCATAGAGGTCCTGGTGCAGGCAGTTGTAGTCGTCCGCCTCGTACCGCAACAGCAGCGGCGTCGGCCGCACCTGCCCCGCCGCGTGGCAGCGTTCGAGGTACGCCGCATGCGCCTCCGGGTACCGCACCTCGATGCCCATGGCCGTGTTCCAGCGGTTCGCAATCGGCGCGAGCCGGGGGTACAGCGCCTCGCGCAGCCCGGTGACCACGTCCGGCAGCGGGTACTCGAAGTACTTGTACTCGCCCCGCCCGAAGCCGTGGCGAGCCATCACCACGCGGCCGCGGAACACGGCGTCTTCCGGGTACAGCGCCGTCAGGGCATCACACTCGGCCGGCGTGACGAGCCGCTCCAACGTCGCGCAACCTCGCGCGTCCAACTCCTCCGAGACTCGTGCCCAGTCGACGTCGGCCACCCGCTCCGGGACATGATTCACGGAACCTGCGGCGCTGGACGAACGGGCCTTTCGCGCCGTCACCTTCTGCGTGGACACGGTGTCTGCCTCCCTCCAGGAAACCTTGCGGCCATGACTGGACGCTAAAGGGCGAAGGCAGGCACGGCACTCCGAGTCTTGCTACCCGATGCGCGGCGAGGCCTGCGAAGGCGCGGGCGCCACGGCGGGCGACCGGACGTGCGCCGCCTGCGTCAGTCGCACGCCCAGGAGCACGAGCACGCCGCCCACCGCAATCTCCCAGTGCAGCGCCTCGTCCAGGATGGCCCAGGCGGCCAGCGCGGTCGCCGCGGGCTGGAGGTTGGAGAACACGGCCACCTTCGACGCCGGCACCCTCGACAGCGCGAAATACCAGAGCAGATACGCCACCACCGACGTGAGCAGGCTCAGGTAGACGATGGAGTAACGGGCCGCGGGGCTCGCCGCGAGCACCGCCTCCGGCTTCGCGAAGAACGGCGCCATCAGCAGCATCATGAACGTGGAGGCCACCATGCTCCACGACGTCGCGCGAATCGGTCCGTGGATGGCGACGAACGGCTTGCCCTCCGTCGTGTACACCACCCACGACATCACCGCGCCCAGGATGAGCAGGTCTCCCATCAACGAGCCGCTCGCATCCGCCAGCCCGCGCCCCAACAGCAACACCACCACGCCCGCGAACGCCGTGATGATGCCGCCCATCGCCCGGAGCGAGGCCCGCTCATGGCCCCGTCTCAGGCTGAGCAGGTACACGCCCAGCGGCGTCAGCGCGTAGAGCAGCGCCGCGTGCGCCGCCGTCGACTGGGACAGGCCATAGAAGAAGAACACCTGGTTCACCGGCCCCGCCAGCAGGCCCAGCAGCAGCACCCGCCCCCACTCGTTGCGCGGCGGCAGCCGGGGCCCAGGCAGGAAACACAGCAGCAGCATGAACACCGAGCCACTCAACACGAAACGCCACAACACCACCGTGAGCGGCGCCAGCTCCGCCATCGCGCGCTTGCCCGCAAGGTACGTTCCCGCGCTGATGAGGACCTGGAGGATGAGCCCGGCGTAGACAGGGCCCAATGACTGCGGAGAGGTGGACGTCAGGGGTCGAGCTGAAGGAGCGCCCATTGCGCGGCGGTACGTACCAATTCGCTCGAATCGCCGCTGAGCTTTTCCAGTAACGGTTTCGCGTCCGCCTGCTTCGCCACACCCAACGCATACACGGCGTTGCGGCGCAGCCCGTCGTAGCGTGCGCGCGCCAGCGCGGTGCCAGGTATTAGGTGCTCATACTGTTCCACGGTGAGTCCCGCGAGCTCGCGCACGCCCAACTCCGCCACCGCCCGGGGCGCGAAGCGCGGGTGCTCCGCGAACACCGGCCGGCGGTTCAGCGGACACACCTGCTGGCAGATGTCGCAGCCGAAAACCAGGTTGTCGAACTTGAACCGGAACGCCTCCGGCACCTGCTGCTCGCGGTTCTCGATGGTCTGGTAGGACAGGCACGCACGCGCGTCCACGCGCCCGTTGCCCACCAGCGCGCCCGTGGGGCAGGACATGAGGCAGCGGCGGCACGCACCACACCGGTCCGCCGCCGGGCCATTGCCATAGTCGTCGACCTCGGCATCCACCACGAGCGTGGCCAGCAGCACCCACGAGCCATAGGGCTCGGTGATGAAGCAGCCATTCTTCCCCACGTAGCCGAGCCCCGCGCGCGCCGCCCACACCTTCTCCATCAGCGGGCCACTGTCCACGCCTCCGTAGGAGCCCAGCCCCGGGTACATCACGTTGAGCGCCTTGCGGAACGCCTTCATCCGGTCGCGCAGCGTGGAGTGGTAGTCGCGTCCGCGGGCATAACGCGCGATGGGGGAGTCCACCGTCTCCGCGTCGTCGCGCCAGTAGTTGTTCGCGAAGGAGATGACCGTCTTCGCGCCCGGCAGCAGGAGCGAGACGTCCAGACGCTCGGCGGCCCGCTCGCCCATCCAGTCCATGTCCGCCGCGTAGCCCGCCGCCACCCACGACATCAGGAAGTCGGGTGGAATGGGCTCGGCGCGGGCGAACCCCACCAGGTCGAAGCCAACCGAGCTGGCGAGATCACGCAGATGGGCGGTGGGCAGCACGTTCACGGGGCGCGTCCGACTACTTGGAGGGCTTCGCCGGAATCCACTTCACGTCTTCCACGCTCGCCCGGTGGTTGACCACGCGCGCCAGGACGAAGAGCAGGTCGGAGAGCCTGTTGAGATAGACGACCACCGCCTGCGGAATCTTCCCTTCGCGCAACAGCGGCACCGTGCGGCGCTCGGCGCGGCGGCAGACGGTACGCGCCAGGTGCAGTGCGCTCGCGGCCCGCGTGCCTCCAGGCAGGATGAAGTGGGTCATCTGCGGCAGCTCCGCCTCGAAGCCGTCGATGGCGCGCTCCATGTCCTCGGCCCACTCAGGCTTCAGCTCGGGAATGTGCGCCGACGCCTTGGTGCCCTCGGGCGTGGCCAGCACCGCGCCCACCGTGAAGAGCTGGTCCTGGAGCCGGTGGAGCAGCGCGTCCACATCCGTGGGCCCCTCGAAGCTCCGTACGAGGCCGAGGGTCGCGTTCAGCTCGTCCACTTCCCCATACGCGTCCACACGCACGTCGTCCTTCGAGACGCGTCCGCCACCGAACAGACCGGTCTCTCCCGCATCACCCGTCTTCGTATAGAGTTTCATGCCCCGGCTTCTAACGGTGCGTGACGACTGGCGTCCATGAGAAGCCGCACCACGACGTACAGCCCTGTACGGAGTTCACCG from Myxococcus xanthus encodes the following:
- a CDS encoding 2OG-Fe(II) oxygenase, giving the protein MSTQKVTARKARSSSAAGSVNHVPERVADVDWARVSEELDARGCATLERLVTPAECDALTALYPEDAVFRGRVVMARHGFGRGEYKYFEYPLPDVVTGLREALYPRLAPIANRWNTAMGIEVRYPEAHAAYLERCHAAGQVRPTPLLLRYEADDYNCLHQDLYGEHVFPLQVAILLSEPGRDFTGGEFVLTEQRPRMQSRAEVVPLRQGDAVVFAVHHRPVQGTRGVYRVNLRHGVSRIRSGQRHTVGVIFHDAA
- a CDS encoding cob(I)yrinic acid a,c-diamide adenosyltransferase; translation: MKLYTKTGDAGETGLFGGGRVSKDDVRVDAYGEVDELNATLGLVRSFEGPTDVDALLHRLQDQLFTVGAVLATPEGTKASAHIPELKPEWAEDMERAIDGFEAELPQMTHFILPGGTRAASALHLARTVCRRAERRTVPLLREGKIPQAVVVYLNRLSDLLFVLARVVNHRASVEDVKWIPAKPSK
- a CDS encoding MTAP family purine nucleoside phosphorylase, encoding MAVRVGIIGSPGLAQALGIPGKGESHILETPFGPHAGPIVTTELDGVSVTFVARHGTGHVYNATRAPYRANLYALKVLGVTHVLSTGTVGSLREHIHPLHLALPDQVIDRTYRRPCTFFDDVAVHVDLGNPFCGTLRQVLEHARDPLGPTVHTEATYVCIEGPSLSTRAESMLYRTWGGDLVGMTGMPEARLAREAELHYAMVALPTDYDSWQPRAPGQEHDDLLAQISHNRKAVTASGAALIRRALPRIGEARATCRCDTALALAIGTERSRIPDEVRGRLRPLLGRYLPPNVA
- the queG gene encoding tRNA epoxyqueuosine(34) reductase QueG, which produces MNVLPTAHLRDLASSVGFDLVGFARAEPIPPDFLMSWVAAGYAADMDWMGERAAERLDVSLLLPGAKTVISFANNYWRDDAETVDSPIARYARGRDYHSTLRDRMKAFRKALNVMYPGLGSYGGVDSGPLMEKVWAARAGLGYVGKNGCFITEPYGSWVLLATLVVDAEVDDYGNGPAADRCGACRRCLMSCPTGALVGNGRVDARACLSYQTIENREQQVPEAFRFKFDNLVFGCDICQQVCPLNRRPVFAEHPRFAPRAVAELGVRELAGLTVEQYEHLIPGTALARARYDGLRRNAVYALGVAKQADAKPLLEKLSGDSSELVRTAAQWALLQLDP
- the alkB gene encoding DNA oxidative demethylase AlkB, translating into MTMDLFDGLGGMGPREESLGPGAMVLRGFVLAHDAELLSAVQDVALASPFRHMETPGGFRMSVAMTSCGSWGWVTDRTGYRYDAVDPVRGQPWPQMPAVFPRLAQLAAAKAGFEGFIPDACLVNRYEPGAKMSLHQDKDERDFTAPIVSVSLGLPAVFLFGGAERADRPARVRLSHGDVVVWGGPARLRYHGVTPLKPGHHPQVGGHRINLTFRKAR
- a CDS encoding DMT family transporter, whose amino-acid sequence is MGAPSARPLTSTSPQSLGPVYAGLILQVLISAGTYLAGKRAMAELAPLTVVLWRFVLSGSVFMLLLCFLPGPRLPPRNEWGRVLLLGLLAGPVNQVFFFYGLSQSTAAHAALLYALTPLGVYLLSLRRGHERASLRAMGGIITAFAGVVVLLLGRGLADASGSLMGDLLILGAVMSWVVYTTEGKPFVAIHGPIRATSWSMVASTFMMLLMAPFFAKPEAVLAASPAARYSIVYLSLLTSVVAYLLWYFALSRVPASKVAVFSNLQPAATALAAWAILDEALHWEIAVGGVLVLLGVRLTQAAHVRSPAVAPAPSQASPRIG